Proteins encoded by one window of Rhineura floridana isolate rRhiFlo1 chromosome 9, rRhiFlo1.hap2, whole genome shotgun sequence:
- the PCDH10 gene encoding protocadherin-10 isoform X1, translating into MVVLFLFALIWMVEGALSQLHYTVQEEQEHGTFVGNIAEDLGLDITKLSARRFQTVPNSRSPYLDLNLETGVLYVNEKIDREQICKQSPSCQLHLEVFLENPLELFRVEIEVLDINDNPPAFPEPDLTVEISESATPGTRFPLESAFDPDVGTNSLRTYEITPNGYFSLDMQTQPDGNRFAELVLSKPLDREQQAVHRYVLTAVDGGQPQQRTGTALLTIRVLDSNDNVPAFEQPVYTVALPENSPPGTLVLQLNASDPDEGQNGEIIYSFSSHISARARELFGISPRTGRLEVNGELDYEESSVYQVYVQAKDLGPNAVPAHCKVLVRVLDSNDNAPEISFSTVKEAVSEAAAPGTVVALFSVSDRDSEENGQVQCELLQGDAPFRLKSSFKNYYTIVTEGPLDREQPGGDAYTLTVVARDMGEPALSTSKSIQVRVSDVNDNAPRFSQPVYQVYVSENNVPGAYIYAVSATDRDQGANAQLAYSILESQIQGMSVFTYVSINSENGFLYALRSFDYEQLKEFSFQVEARDAAGAGGDEPNGEEALAGNATVNIVVVDQNDNAPAIVSPLPGRNGTPAREVLPRGAEPGYLVTRVAAVDADDGENARLTYSIARGNEASLFRMDWRTGELRTARKVPAKRDVQRPYELVIEVRDHGQPPLSSTAALHVVLVDSAVERQGAGAGGGGAGGGGGLGPGGAGGPGGEHRPSRSGGAGSGGETSLDLTLILIIALGSVSFIFLLAMIVLAVRCQKEKKLNIYTCLASDCCLSCCCCCPCCSRQARARKKKLSKSDIMLVQSSNVPSNPAQVPVEESASFGSHHHNQNYCYQVCLTPESAKTDLMFLKPCSPSRSTDAEHNPCGAIVTGYTDQQPDIISNGSILSSETKHQRAELSYLVDRPRRVNSSAFQEADIVSSKDSGHGDSEQGDSDHDATNRGQSSGMDLFSNCTEECKALGHSDRCWMPSFVPSDGRQAADYRSNLHVPGMDSVPDTEVFETPEAQPGAERSFSTFGKEKALHSTLERKELDGLLSNTRAPYKPPYLSPWFQNIHLHLRRLPFNYLRPAEEGAI; encoded by the exons ATGGTCGTGCTATTCCTCTTTGCCTTAATCTGGATGGTGGAGGGAGCCCTTTCGCAGCTTCACTACACCGTGCAGGAGGAGCAAGAGCATGGCACTTTCGTGGGGAATATCGCCGAAGATCTGGGCTTGGACATTACAAAACTTTCCGCTCGCCGCTTCCAAACGGTGCCCAATTCGCGGAGCCCTTACCTGGACCTCAACCTGGAGACCGGGGTGCTGTACGTGAACGAGAAGATCGACCGCGAGCAGATCTGCAAGCAGAGCCCGTCGTGCCAGCTGCACCTGGAGGTCTTTCTGGAGAACCCGCTGGAGCTCTTCCGCGTCGAGATCGAAGTGCTGGACATCAATGACAACCCGCCCGCCTTCCCGGAGCCCGACCTGACGGTGGAGATCTCGGAGAGTGCCACGCCAGGCACCCGCTTCCCCTTGGAGAGCGCCTTCGACCCGGACGTCGGCACCAACTCGCTGCGCACCTATGAGATCACCCCCAACGGCTACTTCTCGCTGGACATGCAGACGCAACCAGACGGCAACCGCTTCGCCGAGCTGGTGCTCTCCAAGCCCTTGGACCGCGAGCAGCAGGCGGTGCACCGTTACGTGCTGACGGCCGTAGACGGTGGGCAGCCCCAGCAGCGCACCGGCACAGCCCTGCTCACCATCCGCGTCTTGGATTCCAACGACAATGTGCCCGCCTTCGAGCAGCCGGTCTACACCGTCGCCCTGCCCGAAAACTCCCCGCCCGGCACGTTGGTGCTGCAGCTCAACGCCAGCGACCCGGACGAGGGCCAAAATGGCGAGATCATCTACTCGTTCAGCAGCCACATCTCCGCCCGGGCGCGCGAGCTCTTTGGCATCTCGCCTCGGACGGGCCGACTGGAGGTCAATGGCGAGCTGGACTACGAGGAGAGCAGCGTCTACCAGGTGTACGTGCAAGCCAAGGACCTGGGGCCCAACGCCGTGCCTGCCCACTGCAAGGTGCTGGTGCGGGTGCTCGACTCCAACGACAACGCGCCCGAGATCAGCTTCTCCACCGTCAAGGAGGCCGTGAGCGAAGCGGCGGCGCCGGGCACCGTGGTGGCTCTCTTCAGCGTCTCCGACCGGGACTCTGAGGAGAACGGGCAAGTGCAGTGCGAGCTGCTGCAGGGCGACGCGCCTTTCCGCCTCAAGAGCTCTTTCAAGAACTACTACACCATCGTCACGGAAGGGCCCCTGGACCGCGAGCAGCCCGGCGGCGACGCCTACACGCTGACGGTGGTGGCGCGGGACATGGGCGAGCCGGCGCTGAGCACCAGCAAGTCCATCCAGGTGCGGGTCAGCGACGTGAACGACAACGCGCCCCGCTTCTCGCAGCCCGTCTACCAGGTCTACGTGAGCGAAAACAACGTGCCGGGCGCTTACATTTACGCCGTCAGCGCCACGGACCGCGACCAGGGCGCTAACGCGCAGCTGGCCTACTCCATCCTGGAGAGCCAGATCCAGGGCATGTCGGTCTTCACCTACGTCTCCATCAACTCCGAGAACGGCTTCCTCTACGCCTTGCGCTCTTTCGACTACGAGCAGCTCAAGGAGTTCAGCTTCCAAGTGGAAGCCCGCGACGCGGCCGGCGCCGGGGGCGACGAGCCCAACGGCGAGGAGGCCCTGGCCGGCAACGCCACCGTCAACATCGTGGTGGTGGACCAGAACGACAACGCCCCCGCCATCGTCAGCCCGCTGCCCGGCCGCAACGGCACGCCGGCGCGGGAGGTCCTGCCCCGCGGGGCCGAGCCGGGCTACTTGGTGACCCGCGTGGCGGCCGTGGACGCGGACGACGGCGAGAACGCGCGCCTCACCTACAGCATCGCCCGGGGCAACGAGGCCAGCCTCTTCCGCATGGACTGGCGCACCGGCGAGTTGCGCACGGCGCGCAAGGTGCCCGCCAAGCGCGACGTGCAGCGGCCCTACGAGCTGGTCATCGAGGTGCGCGACCACGGCCAGCCGCCTCTCTCTTCCACCGCCGCCCTCCACGTGGTCTTGGTGGACAGCGCGGTGGAGCGGCAGGGGGCGGGCGCTGGCGGCGGCGGAGCAGGGGGCGGCGGGGGGCTAGGCCCCGGGGGTGCAGGAGGCCCCGGAGGAGAGCACCGGCCCAGCCGCTCGGGAGGAGCCGGCAGTGGCGGAGAGACCTCGCTGGACCTGACGCTGATCCTCATCATCGCCCTGGGCTCGGTCTCCTTCATCTTCCTGCTGGCTATGATCGTGCTGGCCGTGCGCTGCCAGAAGGAGAAGAAGCTCAACATCTACACGTGCCTCGCCAGCGACTGTTgcttgagctgctgctgctgctgtccttgCTGCAGCCGCCAGGCGCGGGCCCGGAAGAAGAAGCTCAGCAAATCGGACATCATGCTCGTCCAGAGCTCCAACGTGCCCAGCAACCCGGCCCAGGTGCCCGTCGAGGAGTCGGCCAGCTTCGGCTCCCACCACCACAACCAGAACTACTGCTACCAGGTCTGCCTCACTCCCGAGTCGGCCAAGACCGACCTGATGTTCCTCAAGCCCTGTAGTCCTTCCCGCAGCACGGACGCCGAGCACAACCCTTGCGGGGCCATTGTCACGGGATACACCGACCAGCAGCCCGACATCATCTCCAATGGCAGTATATTGTCCAGCGAG ACTAAACACCAGCGTGCAGAGCTCAGTTATCTAGTTGATAGACCACGGCGGGTAAACAG TTCTGCATTCCAGGAAGCAGACATAGTAAGCTCTAAGGACAGTGGTCATGGAGACAGCGAACAAGGAGACAGCGATCATGACGCCACTAATCGAGGTCAATCCTCTG GCATGGATCTCTTCTCTAATTGCACGGAGGAATGTAAAGCATTGGGCCACTCGGATCGGTGCTGGATGCCCTCTTTTGTCCCTTCTGATGGACGCCAGGCTGCGGATTACCGCAGCAATCTTCATGTACCCGGTATGGACTCTGTTCCAGACACTGAAGTGTTTGAAACACCAGAAGCCCAGCCAGGGGCAGAGAGGTCCTTCTCCACCTTTGGCAAAGAGAAGGCTCTTCACAGCACTCTGGAGAGGAAGGAACTGGATGGACTGCTGTCTAATACACGAGCGCCTTACAAACCACCATATTTGA GTCCCTGGTTCCAAAACATCCACCTTCATTTAAGAAGACTTCCTTTCAACTACCTTCGTCCTGCAGAAGAAGGAGCCATATGA
- the PCDH10 gene encoding protocadherin-10 isoform X3 codes for MVVLFLFALIWMVEGALSQLHYTVQEEQEHGTFVGNIAEDLGLDITKLSARRFQTVPNSRSPYLDLNLETGVLYVNEKIDREQICKQSPSCQLHLEVFLENPLELFRVEIEVLDINDNPPAFPEPDLTVEISESATPGTRFPLESAFDPDVGTNSLRTYEITPNGYFSLDMQTQPDGNRFAELVLSKPLDREQQAVHRYVLTAVDGGQPQQRTGTALLTIRVLDSNDNVPAFEQPVYTVALPENSPPGTLVLQLNASDPDEGQNGEIIYSFSSHISARARELFGISPRTGRLEVNGELDYEESSVYQVYVQAKDLGPNAVPAHCKVLVRVLDSNDNAPEISFSTVKEAVSEAAAPGTVVALFSVSDRDSEENGQVQCELLQGDAPFRLKSSFKNYYTIVTEGPLDREQPGGDAYTLTVVARDMGEPALSTSKSIQVRVSDVNDNAPRFSQPVYQVYVSENNVPGAYIYAVSATDRDQGANAQLAYSILESQIQGMSVFTYVSINSENGFLYALRSFDYEQLKEFSFQVEARDAAGAGGDEPNGEEALAGNATVNIVVVDQNDNAPAIVSPLPGRNGTPAREVLPRGAEPGYLVTRVAAVDADDGENARLTYSIARGNEASLFRMDWRTGELRTARKVPAKRDVQRPYELVIEVRDHGQPPLSSTAALHVVLVDSAVERQGAGAGGGGAGGGGGLGPGGAGGPGGEHRPSRSGGAGSGGETSLDLTLILIIALGSVSFIFLLAMIVLAVRCQKEKKLNIYTCLASDCCLSCCCCCPCCSRQARARKKKLSKSDIMLVQSSNVPSNPAQVPVEESASFGSHHHNQNYCYQVCLTPESAKTDLMFLKPCSPSRSTDAEHNPCGAIVTGYTDQQPDIISNGSILSSETKHQRAELSYLVDRPRRVNSSAFQEADIVSSKDSGHGDSEQGDSDHDATNRGQSSGMDLFSNCTEECKALGHSDRCWMPSFVPSDGRQAADYRSNLHVPGMDSVPDTEVFETPEAQPGAERSFSTFGKEKALHSTLERKELDGLLSNTRAPYKPPYLTRKRIC; via the exons ATGGTCGTGCTATTCCTCTTTGCCTTAATCTGGATGGTGGAGGGAGCCCTTTCGCAGCTTCACTACACCGTGCAGGAGGAGCAAGAGCATGGCACTTTCGTGGGGAATATCGCCGAAGATCTGGGCTTGGACATTACAAAACTTTCCGCTCGCCGCTTCCAAACGGTGCCCAATTCGCGGAGCCCTTACCTGGACCTCAACCTGGAGACCGGGGTGCTGTACGTGAACGAGAAGATCGACCGCGAGCAGATCTGCAAGCAGAGCCCGTCGTGCCAGCTGCACCTGGAGGTCTTTCTGGAGAACCCGCTGGAGCTCTTCCGCGTCGAGATCGAAGTGCTGGACATCAATGACAACCCGCCCGCCTTCCCGGAGCCCGACCTGACGGTGGAGATCTCGGAGAGTGCCACGCCAGGCACCCGCTTCCCCTTGGAGAGCGCCTTCGACCCGGACGTCGGCACCAACTCGCTGCGCACCTATGAGATCACCCCCAACGGCTACTTCTCGCTGGACATGCAGACGCAACCAGACGGCAACCGCTTCGCCGAGCTGGTGCTCTCCAAGCCCTTGGACCGCGAGCAGCAGGCGGTGCACCGTTACGTGCTGACGGCCGTAGACGGTGGGCAGCCCCAGCAGCGCACCGGCACAGCCCTGCTCACCATCCGCGTCTTGGATTCCAACGACAATGTGCCCGCCTTCGAGCAGCCGGTCTACACCGTCGCCCTGCCCGAAAACTCCCCGCCCGGCACGTTGGTGCTGCAGCTCAACGCCAGCGACCCGGACGAGGGCCAAAATGGCGAGATCATCTACTCGTTCAGCAGCCACATCTCCGCCCGGGCGCGCGAGCTCTTTGGCATCTCGCCTCGGACGGGCCGACTGGAGGTCAATGGCGAGCTGGACTACGAGGAGAGCAGCGTCTACCAGGTGTACGTGCAAGCCAAGGACCTGGGGCCCAACGCCGTGCCTGCCCACTGCAAGGTGCTGGTGCGGGTGCTCGACTCCAACGACAACGCGCCCGAGATCAGCTTCTCCACCGTCAAGGAGGCCGTGAGCGAAGCGGCGGCGCCGGGCACCGTGGTGGCTCTCTTCAGCGTCTCCGACCGGGACTCTGAGGAGAACGGGCAAGTGCAGTGCGAGCTGCTGCAGGGCGACGCGCCTTTCCGCCTCAAGAGCTCTTTCAAGAACTACTACACCATCGTCACGGAAGGGCCCCTGGACCGCGAGCAGCCCGGCGGCGACGCCTACACGCTGACGGTGGTGGCGCGGGACATGGGCGAGCCGGCGCTGAGCACCAGCAAGTCCATCCAGGTGCGGGTCAGCGACGTGAACGACAACGCGCCCCGCTTCTCGCAGCCCGTCTACCAGGTCTACGTGAGCGAAAACAACGTGCCGGGCGCTTACATTTACGCCGTCAGCGCCACGGACCGCGACCAGGGCGCTAACGCGCAGCTGGCCTACTCCATCCTGGAGAGCCAGATCCAGGGCATGTCGGTCTTCACCTACGTCTCCATCAACTCCGAGAACGGCTTCCTCTACGCCTTGCGCTCTTTCGACTACGAGCAGCTCAAGGAGTTCAGCTTCCAAGTGGAAGCCCGCGACGCGGCCGGCGCCGGGGGCGACGAGCCCAACGGCGAGGAGGCCCTGGCCGGCAACGCCACCGTCAACATCGTGGTGGTGGACCAGAACGACAACGCCCCCGCCATCGTCAGCCCGCTGCCCGGCCGCAACGGCACGCCGGCGCGGGAGGTCCTGCCCCGCGGGGCCGAGCCGGGCTACTTGGTGACCCGCGTGGCGGCCGTGGACGCGGACGACGGCGAGAACGCGCGCCTCACCTACAGCATCGCCCGGGGCAACGAGGCCAGCCTCTTCCGCATGGACTGGCGCACCGGCGAGTTGCGCACGGCGCGCAAGGTGCCCGCCAAGCGCGACGTGCAGCGGCCCTACGAGCTGGTCATCGAGGTGCGCGACCACGGCCAGCCGCCTCTCTCTTCCACCGCCGCCCTCCACGTGGTCTTGGTGGACAGCGCGGTGGAGCGGCAGGGGGCGGGCGCTGGCGGCGGCGGAGCAGGGGGCGGCGGGGGGCTAGGCCCCGGGGGTGCAGGAGGCCCCGGAGGAGAGCACCGGCCCAGCCGCTCGGGAGGAGCCGGCAGTGGCGGAGAGACCTCGCTGGACCTGACGCTGATCCTCATCATCGCCCTGGGCTCGGTCTCCTTCATCTTCCTGCTGGCTATGATCGTGCTGGCCGTGCGCTGCCAGAAGGAGAAGAAGCTCAACATCTACACGTGCCTCGCCAGCGACTGTTgcttgagctgctgctgctgctgtccttgCTGCAGCCGCCAGGCGCGGGCCCGGAAGAAGAAGCTCAGCAAATCGGACATCATGCTCGTCCAGAGCTCCAACGTGCCCAGCAACCCGGCCCAGGTGCCCGTCGAGGAGTCGGCCAGCTTCGGCTCCCACCACCACAACCAGAACTACTGCTACCAGGTCTGCCTCACTCCCGAGTCGGCCAAGACCGACCTGATGTTCCTCAAGCCCTGTAGTCCTTCCCGCAGCACGGACGCCGAGCACAACCCTTGCGGGGCCATTGTCACGGGATACACCGACCAGCAGCCCGACATCATCTCCAATGGCAGTATATTGTCCAGCGAG ACTAAACACCAGCGTGCAGAGCTCAGTTATCTAGTTGATAGACCACGGCGGGTAAACAG TTCTGCATTCCAGGAAGCAGACATAGTAAGCTCTAAGGACAGTGGTCATGGAGACAGCGAACAAGGAGACAGCGATCATGACGCCACTAATCGAGGTCAATCCTCTG GCATGGATCTCTTCTCTAATTGCACGGAGGAATGTAAAGCATTGGGCCACTCGGATCGGTGCTGGATGCCCTCTTTTGTCCCTTCTGATGGACGCCAGGCTGCGGATTACCGCAGCAATCTTCATGTACCCGGTATGGACTCTGTTCCAGACACTGAAGTGTTTGAAACACCAGAAGCCCAGCCAGGGGCAGAGAGGTCCTTCTCCACCTTTGGCAAAGAGAAGGCTCTTCACAGCACTCTGGAGAGGAAGGAACTGGATGGACTGCTGTCTAATACACGAGCGCCTTACAAACCACCATATTTGA
- the PCDH10 gene encoding protocadherin-10 isoform X2, with translation MVVLFLFALIWMVEGALSQLHYTVQEEQEHGTFVGNIAEDLGLDITKLSARRFQTVPNSRSPYLDLNLETGVLYVNEKIDREQICKQSPSCQLHLEVFLENPLELFRVEIEVLDINDNPPAFPEPDLTVEISESATPGTRFPLESAFDPDVGTNSLRTYEITPNGYFSLDMQTQPDGNRFAELVLSKPLDREQQAVHRYVLTAVDGGQPQQRTGTALLTIRVLDSNDNVPAFEQPVYTVALPENSPPGTLVLQLNASDPDEGQNGEIIYSFSSHISARARELFGISPRTGRLEVNGELDYEESSVYQVYVQAKDLGPNAVPAHCKVLVRVLDSNDNAPEISFSTVKEAVSEAAAPGTVVALFSVSDRDSEENGQVQCELLQGDAPFRLKSSFKNYYTIVTEGPLDREQPGGDAYTLTVVARDMGEPALSTSKSIQVRVSDVNDNAPRFSQPVYQVYVSENNVPGAYIYAVSATDRDQGANAQLAYSILESQIQGMSVFTYVSINSENGFLYALRSFDYEQLKEFSFQVEARDAAGAGGDEPNGEEALAGNATVNIVVVDQNDNAPAIVSPLPGRNGTPAREVLPRGAEPGYLVTRVAAVDADDGENARLTYSIARGNEASLFRMDWRTGELRTARKVPAKRDVQRPYELVIEVRDHGQPPLSSTAALHVVLVDSAVERQGAGAGGGGAGGGGGLGPGGAGGPGGEHRPSRSGGAGSGGETSLDLTLILIIALGSVSFIFLLAMIVLAVRCQKEKKLNIYTCLASDCCLSCCCCCPCCSRQARARKKKLSKSDIMLVQSSNVPSNPAQVPVEESASFGSHHHNQNYCYQVCLTPESAKTDLMFLKPCSPSRSTDAEHNPCGAIVTGYTDQQPDIISNGSILSSETKHQRAELSYLVDRPRRVNSSAFQEADIVSSKDSGHGDSEQGDSDHDATNRGQSSGMDLFSNCTEECKALGHSDRCWMPSFVPSDGRQAADYRSNLHVPGMDSVPDTEVFETPEAQPGAERSFSTFGKEKALHSTLERKELDGLLSNTRAPYKPPYLSLAICGSQSGL, from the exons ATGGTCGTGCTATTCCTCTTTGCCTTAATCTGGATGGTGGAGGGAGCCCTTTCGCAGCTTCACTACACCGTGCAGGAGGAGCAAGAGCATGGCACTTTCGTGGGGAATATCGCCGAAGATCTGGGCTTGGACATTACAAAACTTTCCGCTCGCCGCTTCCAAACGGTGCCCAATTCGCGGAGCCCTTACCTGGACCTCAACCTGGAGACCGGGGTGCTGTACGTGAACGAGAAGATCGACCGCGAGCAGATCTGCAAGCAGAGCCCGTCGTGCCAGCTGCACCTGGAGGTCTTTCTGGAGAACCCGCTGGAGCTCTTCCGCGTCGAGATCGAAGTGCTGGACATCAATGACAACCCGCCCGCCTTCCCGGAGCCCGACCTGACGGTGGAGATCTCGGAGAGTGCCACGCCAGGCACCCGCTTCCCCTTGGAGAGCGCCTTCGACCCGGACGTCGGCACCAACTCGCTGCGCACCTATGAGATCACCCCCAACGGCTACTTCTCGCTGGACATGCAGACGCAACCAGACGGCAACCGCTTCGCCGAGCTGGTGCTCTCCAAGCCCTTGGACCGCGAGCAGCAGGCGGTGCACCGTTACGTGCTGACGGCCGTAGACGGTGGGCAGCCCCAGCAGCGCACCGGCACAGCCCTGCTCACCATCCGCGTCTTGGATTCCAACGACAATGTGCCCGCCTTCGAGCAGCCGGTCTACACCGTCGCCCTGCCCGAAAACTCCCCGCCCGGCACGTTGGTGCTGCAGCTCAACGCCAGCGACCCGGACGAGGGCCAAAATGGCGAGATCATCTACTCGTTCAGCAGCCACATCTCCGCCCGGGCGCGCGAGCTCTTTGGCATCTCGCCTCGGACGGGCCGACTGGAGGTCAATGGCGAGCTGGACTACGAGGAGAGCAGCGTCTACCAGGTGTACGTGCAAGCCAAGGACCTGGGGCCCAACGCCGTGCCTGCCCACTGCAAGGTGCTGGTGCGGGTGCTCGACTCCAACGACAACGCGCCCGAGATCAGCTTCTCCACCGTCAAGGAGGCCGTGAGCGAAGCGGCGGCGCCGGGCACCGTGGTGGCTCTCTTCAGCGTCTCCGACCGGGACTCTGAGGAGAACGGGCAAGTGCAGTGCGAGCTGCTGCAGGGCGACGCGCCTTTCCGCCTCAAGAGCTCTTTCAAGAACTACTACACCATCGTCACGGAAGGGCCCCTGGACCGCGAGCAGCCCGGCGGCGACGCCTACACGCTGACGGTGGTGGCGCGGGACATGGGCGAGCCGGCGCTGAGCACCAGCAAGTCCATCCAGGTGCGGGTCAGCGACGTGAACGACAACGCGCCCCGCTTCTCGCAGCCCGTCTACCAGGTCTACGTGAGCGAAAACAACGTGCCGGGCGCTTACATTTACGCCGTCAGCGCCACGGACCGCGACCAGGGCGCTAACGCGCAGCTGGCCTACTCCATCCTGGAGAGCCAGATCCAGGGCATGTCGGTCTTCACCTACGTCTCCATCAACTCCGAGAACGGCTTCCTCTACGCCTTGCGCTCTTTCGACTACGAGCAGCTCAAGGAGTTCAGCTTCCAAGTGGAAGCCCGCGACGCGGCCGGCGCCGGGGGCGACGAGCCCAACGGCGAGGAGGCCCTGGCCGGCAACGCCACCGTCAACATCGTGGTGGTGGACCAGAACGACAACGCCCCCGCCATCGTCAGCCCGCTGCCCGGCCGCAACGGCACGCCGGCGCGGGAGGTCCTGCCCCGCGGGGCCGAGCCGGGCTACTTGGTGACCCGCGTGGCGGCCGTGGACGCGGACGACGGCGAGAACGCGCGCCTCACCTACAGCATCGCCCGGGGCAACGAGGCCAGCCTCTTCCGCATGGACTGGCGCACCGGCGAGTTGCGCACGGCGCGCAAGGTGCCCGCCAAGCGCGACGTGCAGCGGCCCTACGAGCTGGTCATCGAGGTGCGCGACCACGGCCAGCCGCCTCTCTCTTCCACCGCCGCCCTCCACGTGGTCTTGGTGGACAGCGCGGTGGAGCGGCAGGGGGCGGGCGCTGGCGGCGGCGGAGCAGGGGGCGGCGGGGGGCTAGGCCCCGGGGGTGCAGGAGGCCCCGGAGGAGAGCACCGGCCCAGCCGCTCGGGAGGAGCCGGCAGTGGCGGAGAGACCTCGCTGGACCTGACGCTGATCCTCATCATCGCCCTGGGCTCGGTCTCCTTCATCTTCCTGCTGGCTATGATCGTGCTGGCCGTGCGCTGCCAGAAGGAGAAGAAGCTCAACATCTACACGTGCCTCGCCAGCGACTGTTgcttgagctgctgctgctgctgtccttgCTGCAGCCGCCAGGCGCGGGCCCGGAAGAAGAAGCTCAGCAAATCGGACATCATGCTCGTCCAGAGCTCCAACGTGCCCAGCAACCCGGCCCAGGTGCCCGTCGAGGAGTCGGCCAGCTTCGGCTCCCACCACCACAACCAGAACTACTGCTACCAGGTCTGCCTCACTCCCGAGTCGGCCAAGACCGACCTGATGTTCCTCAAGCCCTGTAGTCCTTCCCGCAGCACGGACGCCGAGCACAACCCTTGCGGGGCCATTGTCACGGGATACACCGACCAGCAGCCCGACATCATCTCCAATGGCAGTATATTGTCCAGCGAG ACTAAACACCAGCGTGCAGAGCTCAGTTATCTAGTTGATAGACCACGGCGGGTAAACAG TTCTGCATTCCAGGAAGCAGACATAGTAAGCTCTAAGGACAGTGGTCATGGAGACAGCGAACAAGGAGACAGCGATCATGACGCCACTAATCGAGGTCAATCCTCTG GCATGGATCTCTTCTCTAATTGCACGGAGGAATGTAAAGCATTGGGCCACTCGGATCGGTGCTGGATGCCCTCTTTTGTCCCTTCTGATGGACGCCAGGCTGCGGATTACCGCAGCAATCTTCATGTACCCGGTATGGACTCTGTTCCAGACACTGAAGTGTTTGAAACACCAGAAGCCCAGCCAGGGGCAGAGAGGTCCTTCTCCACCTTTGGCAAAGAGAAGGCTCTTCACAGCACTCTGGAGAGGAAGGAACTGGATGGACTGCTGTCTAATACACGAGCGCCTTACAAACCACCATATTTGA